From one Candoia aspera isolate rCanAsp1 chromosome 17, rCanAsp1.hap2, whole genome shotgun sequence genomic stretch:
- the LOC134506412 gene encoding solute carrier family 22 member 6-A-like yields the protein MGFTEILEHVGSMGRFQIVYVTLISIPVCMMACHMMLQNFTAGTPDHHCTVRRSAAPGNWSFEEDALLVVSLPMDENQKPARCHRFLHEQWWRLNSTAKNETQMETEPCSDGWVYNRSIFHRTIVTEWDLVCSSRTLKQMAQSIYMAGVLVGGILFGGLSDRFGRRLILLWCYLQLATSGTATAFSPSFSAYCILRFLSGMAFSGVVLNGVSLCVEWTPTRTRAVLGTINGCAYTIGQIILAGVAYLLPDWRQLQLAVSLPYFFFFFYSWWLSESARWLIIAGKLEPAVTELKRVARMNRKHEAAGKLNTEFLRSRMKEELASMKSKASLLDLVRTPTMRRISLCICFVWFSTSFAYYGLVMDLQNFGGNIYLIQLFFGAVDFPAKFLSVLSISYVGRRFTQAAALVLAGLTILVNIFIPQDLQTVRTTVAVFGKGCLGASFNCIYLYTGELYPTVLRQTGMGLSNTMARLGGIVAPAVKMTGEYIPFLPHLIYGAAPIISGIVAAFLPETRNIPLPETIEQVENRSQNKGQKLDSQQREGLLVPSMPENKKITA from the exons ATGGGCTTCACTGAGATCTTGGAACATGTTGGCAGCATGGGACGCTTCCAAATTGTCTACGTGACCCTGATCTCCATTCCGGTGTGTATGATGGCTTGCCATATGATGCTGCAGAATTTCACCGCAGGGACGCCAGATCACCACTGCACGGTCCGCCGCAGTGCCGCTCCTGGGAACTGGAGTTTTGAGGAAGATgctctcctggtggtctcccttccCATGGACGAGAACCAAAAGCCAGCACGGTGCCACCGTTTCCTCCATGAGCAGTGGTGGCGTCTGAACAGCACCGCCAAGAATGAAACCCAGATGGAGACCGAGCCGTGTAGTGATGGGTGGGTGTACAACCGAAGCATCTTCCACCGGACCATTGTGACGGAG TGGGACCTGGTCTGTTCTTCCCGGACGCTAAAGCAAATGGCGCAGTCAATTTACATGGCCGGAGTTTTAGTCGGTGGCATCTTATTCGGAGGCCTCTCGGACAG GTTTGGACGCCGGCTGATCCTTTTGTGGTGTTACCTGCAGCTGGCCACATCTGGCACAGCAACTGCATTTTCCCCCAGTTTCAGCGCCTATTGCATCCTTCGCTTCCTGAGCGGGATGGCTTTCTCGGGCGTTGTGTTAAACGGCGTCTCTCTGT GCGTGGAGTGGACGCCCACCAGGACTCGCGCCGTGCTGGGGACCATCAACGGCTGTGCGTACACCATCGGGCAGATCATCTTGGCTGGCGTGGCGTATCTTCTCCCGGACTGGCGCCAATTGCAGCTGGCCGTCTCTCTgccttatttcttcttcttcttttattcttG GTGGCTTTCCGAATCAGCTCGCTGGCTGATAATAGCTGGGAAGCTCGAGCCAGCCGTGACGGAGCTCAAGAGGGTGGCCAGAATGAACAGGAAGCACGAAGCTGCTGGAAAGCTAAACACTGAG TTCTTGAGATCCAGGATGAAGGAGGAACTGGCCTCCATGAAATCCAAGGCTTCGCTGCTCGACTTGGTCCGGACGCCCACCATGCGCCGCATCTCCCTTTGCATCTGCTTTGTGTG GTTCTCCACCAGTTTCGCTTATTACGGCCTGGTTATGGACTTGCAGAATTTTGGGGGCAACATCTACCTGATCCAACTCTTTTTTGGAGCCGTTGACTTCCCGGCAAAGTTTCTCTCGGTCCTTTCCATCAGCTACGTGGGGCGCCGGTTCACCCAAGCCGCTGCCCTCGTCTTGGCTGGCTTAACCATCCTGGTCAATATCTTCATCCCTCAAG ACTTGCAGACTGTGCGGACCACCGTGGCTGTTTTCGGGAAGGGCTGCTTGGGGGCGTCTTTCAACTGCATCTACTTGTACACCGGAGAACTTTATCCGACGGTGCTCCG GCAGACCGGCATGGGTCTCAGCAACACCATGGCCCGCTTGGGTGGCATCGTGGCTCCCGCGGTGAAGATGACAGGAGAATATATCCCATTCCTGCCCCATCTTATCTACGGTGCTGCTCCCATCATATCTGGAATTGTTGCAGCCTTCTTGCCGGAAACTCGCAACATCCCATTGCCGGAAACGATAGAGCAGGTGGAGAACAG ATCGCAGAATAAGGGCCAGAAGCTGGACTCACAGCAAAGAGAGGGCCTCTTGGTCCCCAGCATGCCTGAAAACAAGAAAATCACTGCTTAA